The Streptomyces luteogriseus genome includes a window with the following:
- a CDS encoding serine/threonine-protein kinase: MSEAERAGTSRQDTRQDTRERLLAGRYRLGKVLGRGGMGTVWRAEDETLGRTVAVKELRFPTNIDQEEKRRLITRTLREAKAIARIRNNSAVTVFDVVQEDDRPWIVMELVEGKSLAEVIREDGLLEPKRAAEVGLAVLDVLRSAHREGILHRDVKPSNVLISDDGRVVLTDFGIAQVEGDPSITSTGMLVGAPSYISPERARGHKPGPAADLWSLGGLLYAAVEGAPPYDKGSAIATLTAVMTEPLEEPKNAGPLKDVIHGLLTKDPAQRLDDAGARAMLNSVLHAPETPEPEPMDATKVVPLPAQPDRSSRKGGSSGSGGKRGEEAGERLRGALRSVRKAASGSAAAGAAAASAKSGAGEASSGSAGTASSASDSGAGRSGTAGASSSKPASGVDSAAGERGAPETRTASGGRSSGWPVVPPPDLPSRPVPRAPLTDVVPRRTLMIIAVVVAIAVIGTVLAIALSGDDKGSKGASGAGGGKTVATASDGADTKGDGTRTDGAETESTPSGPDSNSTPAGQSGGSSDEGGSGSGKGAATESTHQGKQGYSIGLPKGWKFQTTAAAGDRFTGPDGQKLLVAWTSTPKGDPVADWKNQERYMVRAQYKKIRIEKVDYRGWNTADWEFTYTDGGTKYRTIDRGFVVDGKYGYALMYTAKAAGWGGDLRKETWRTLTQTFEPKS; encoded by the coding sequence ATGTCGGAGGCGGAGCGGGCGGGCACATCTCGTCAGGACACTCGTCAGGACACCAGGGAGCGTCTCCTCGCGGGGCGTTACCGGCTGGGCAAGGTGCTCGGCCGCGGGGGCATGGGCACGGTGTGGCGCGCCGAGGACGAGACGCTGGGGCGGACGGTCGCCGTCAAGGAGCTGCGGTTCCCGACCAACATCGACCAGGAGGAGAAACGGCGGCTGATCACGCGGACGCTGCGCGAGGCCAAGGCCATCGCGCGGATCCGCAACAACAGCGCCGTGACGGTCTTCGACGTCGTCCAGGAGGACGACCGGCCCTGGATCGTGATGGAGCTCGTCGAGGGCAAGTCGCTCGCCGAGGTCATCCGGGAGGACGGCCTGCTCGAGCCGAAGCGTGCCGCCGAGGTCGGCCTCGCCGTCCTCGACGTGCTGCGGTCCGCCCACCGTGAGGGCATCCTGCACCGCGACGTGAAGCCGTCGAACGTCCTGATCTCCGACGACGGCCGGGTCGTGCTCACCGACTTCGGCATCGCCCAGGTCGAGGGCGACCCCTCCATCACCTCGACCGGCATGCTCGTCGGCGCGCCCTCCTACATCTCCCCGGAGCGGGCGCGCGGGCACAAGCCGGGCCCGGCGGCCGACCTGTGGTCCCTCGGTGGGCTGCTGTACGCGGCGGTGGAGGGCGCGCCGCCGTACGACAAGGGGTCGGCCATAGCGACGCTCACGGCGGTGATGACCGAGCCGCTGGAGGAGCCGAAGAACGCGGGCCCGCTGAAGGACGTCATCCACGGGCTGCTCACCAAGGACCCCGCACAGCGGCTCGACGACGCGGGTGCCCGGGCGATGCTGAACTCGGTGCTGCACGCGCCCGAGACTCCCGAGCCGGAGCCGATGGACGCCACGAAGGTCGTGCCGCTGCCGGCGCAGCCCGACAGGTCCTCCCGCAAGGGGGGCTCGTCAGGGTCCGGCGGCAAGCGGGGCGAGGAGGCCGGGGAGCGGTTGCGCGGGGCGCTGCGTTCCGTGCGCAAGGCCGCCTCGGGCTCGGCTGCCGCGGGAGCTGCCGCCGCGTCCGCCAAGTCCGGTGCCGGCGAGGCCTCTTCCGGATCGGCGGGCACGGCTTCCTCCGCGTCCGACAGCGGTGCGGGCCGGAGCGGGACGGCGGGTGCGTCGTCGTCGAAGCCGGCCTCGGGGGTGGACTCCGCCGCCGGTGAGCGCGGGGCGCCGGAGACCAGGACGGCCTCCGGGGGGCGGAGTTCGGGATGGCCCGTGGTGCCGCCGCCGGACCTGCCGTCGAGGCCCGTCCCCCGCGCGCCGCTCACCGACGTGGTGCCGCGGCGGACGTTGATGATCATCGCGGTGGTCGTCGCGATCGCCGTGATCGGCACCGTGCTCGCCATCGCGCTCAGCGGCGACGACAAGGGCTCGAAGGGAGCCTCCGGCGCAGGCGGCGGGAAGACCGTGGCCACGGCGTCGGACGGCGCCGACACCAAGGGCGACGGCACACGCACCGACGGCGCCGAGACCGAGTCCACGCCGTCCGGGCCCGACTCGAACAGCACACCGGCCGGCCAGTCCGGCGGTTCCTCGGACGAGGGCGGATCCGGCAGCGGGAAGGGCGCCGCGACGGAGTCGACTCACCAGGGCAAGCAGGGGTACTCGATCGGTCTGCCGAAGGGGTGGAAGTTCCAGACCACGGCTGCGGCGGGCGACCGCTTCACCGGCCCCGACGGGCAGAAGCTGCTCGTCGCCTGGACGTCCACGCCCAAGGGCGACCCGGTGGCGGACTGGAAGAACCAGGAGCGCTACATGGTGCGCGCGCAGTACAAGAAGATCCGTATAGAGAAGGTGGACTACCGCGGCTGGAACACCGCCGACTGGGAGTTCACCTACACGGACGGCGGCACCAAGTACCGCACCATCGACCGGGGTTTCGTGGTCGACGGCAAGTACGGGTACGCGCTGATGTACACGGCCAAGGCGGCGGGCTGGGGCGGCGACTTGCGCAAGGAGACGTGGCGGACGCTCACACAGACCTTCGAACCCAAGTCCTGA
- a CDS encoding serine hydrolase domain-containing protein → MPPFRTLLALPAAAALLALPPADSSALSTPPTDAVLPLLVTQGRAPAAALLAQEGTATRYAEAGPGIARSDHFRAGSITKTFTATVVLQLAAEQRLSLSDTVEQHLPGLVRGAGNDGRALTLRSLLTHTSGLHDFTTDTDGTAPVTPRQALNLALTHPPAERGRFSYSNTNYVLLGLVIQQVTGHSYATEAERRIIKPLRLTGTSFPGSRSSLPSPHGRAYTADGTDVTALDPRVAGAAGELVSTLADLDRFYAALLGGRLLPPRWLREMLDTRAAHGAYGMGLFPEKLPCGTRVWGHNGHISGSYVRTAATVDGRRVLTFRVNTDAIADPGLEPAMLATEFCPRPS, encoded by the coding sequence ATGCCGCCGTTTCGGACATTGCTGGCGCTGCCTGCGGCCGCCGCGCTCCTCGCGCTGCCCCCGGCCGACTCGTCGGCCCTCTCGACGCCGCCCACCGACGCGGTGCTGCCGCTGCTGGTGACGCAGGGCAGGGCCCCGGCCGCGGCCCTGCTCGCCCAGGAGGGCACCGCCACCCGCTATGCCGAGGCCGGGCCCGGAATCGCCCGGTCGGACCACTTCCGCGCCGGCAGCATCACGAAGACGTTCACCGCGACGGTCGTGCTGCAACTGGCCGCCGAGCAAAGGCTGTCGCTGTCCGACACGGTGGAGCAGCACCTGCCGGGCCTGGTGCGAGGAGCCGGCAACGACGGCCGCGCGCTGACCCTGCGCTCCCTGCTCACCCACACCAGCGGCCTGCACGACTTCACCACGGACACCGACGGAACCGCCCCCGTCACACCCCGTCAGGCCCTGAATCTCGCCCTCACCCACCCCCCGGCCGAACGCGGCCGCTTCTCCTACTCGAACACCAACTACGTCCTGCTCGGCCTGGTCATCCAGCAGGTCACCGGCCACTCGTACGCCACGGAGGCCGAGCGCCGCATCATCAAGCCTCTGCGTCTGACGGGCACCTCCTTCCCCGGGTCCCGCTCCTCGCTGCCCTCACCGCACGGCCGCGCCTACACGGCCGACGGAACCGACGTCACCGCACTCGACCCGCGGGTGGCCGGAGCCGCGGGCGAACTGGTGTCCACGCTCGCCGACCTGGACCGCTTCTACGCGGCTCTGCTCGGCGGCCGGCTGCTGCCCCCACGCTGGCTGCGCGAGATGCTCGACACCCGTGCCGCACACGGCGCGTACGGCATGGGGCTGTTTCCCGAGAAACTTCCGTGCGGCACGAGGGTGTGGGGACACAACGGGCACATATCCGGCAGCTACGTGCGCACCGCGGCCACCGTCGACGGCCGTCGTGTCCTCACCTTCCGCGTGAACACGGACGCGATCGCAGATCCCGGTCTCGAACCCGCGATGCTCGCCACCGAGTTCTGCCCCCGCCCCTCGTAG
- a CDS encoding glycerol-3-phosphate dehydrogenase/oxidase: MRTATLGPAQRAESLASMAERELDVLVVGAGVVGAGTALDAVTRGLSTGLVEARDWASGTSSRSSKLIHGGLRYLEMLDFALVREALKERGLLLERLAPHLVKPVPFLYPLQHKGWERLYAGSGVALYDAMSMARGHGRGLPMHRHLTRSHALRVAPCLKKDALVGALQYYDAQMDDARYVTNLVRTAVAYGAKAANRARVTGFLREGERVVGARVQDVEAGGEYEIRAKQVVNATGVWTDDTQAMVGERGQFHVRASKGIHLVVPRDRIHSTTGLILRTEKSVLFVIPWGRHWIVGTTDTDWDLDKAHPAASSADIDYLLNHVNSVLAVPLTRDDVQGVYAGLRPLLAGESDATSKLSREHTVAHPVPGLVVVAGGKYTTYRVMAKDAVDAAVHGLDMRVAECVTEDVPLLGAEGYRALWNARARIAARTGLHVVRVEHLLNRYGAMTEELLELIAEDPSLGEPLVAADDYLRAEIVYAASHEGARHLDDVLTRRTRISIETFDRGARSARDAAQLMASVLGWDKDQIEREVEHYQKRVEAERESQRQPDDLTADAARLGAPDIVPL, from the coding sequence GTGAGGACAGCGACACTCGGACCGGCGCAGCGCGCCGAGTCACTCGCATCCATGGCCGAGCGCGAGCTGGACGTGCTGGTCGTGGGTGCAGGCGTGGTCGGTGCGGGCACCGCGCTCGACGCCGTGACCCGTGGCCTGTCCACAGGTCTGGTCGAGGCGCGTGACTGGGCGTCCGGCACCTCCAGCCGGTCCAGCAAGCTCATCCACGGTGGCCTGCGCTATCTGGAGATGCTCGACTTCGCGCTCGTCCGCGAGGCCCTGAAGGAGCGCGGCCTGCTGCTGGAGCGGCTCGCCCCGCATCTGGTGAAGCCCGTGCCGTTCCTGTACCCGTTGCAGCACAAGGGCTGGGAGCGGCTGTACGCGGGCTCGGGCGTCGCCCTGTACGACGCCATGTCCATGGCCCGCGGCCACGGCCGGGGCCTGCCGATGCACCGCCACCTGACGCGCTCTCACGCCCTGCGCGTGGCCCCCTGCTTGAAGAAGGACGCCCTGGTCGGGGCGTTGCAGTACTACGACGCACAGATGGACGACGCCCGGTATGTGACGAACCTGGTGCGCACGGCGGTGGCGTACGGCGCCAAGGCCGCCAACCGGGCTCGGGTGACGGGCTTCCTGCGCGAGGGCGAGCGGGTCGTCGGCGCCCGGGTGCAGGACGTCGAGGCGGGCGGCGAATACGAGATCCGAGCCAAGCAGGTCGTCAACGCGACCGGCGTGTGGACGGACGACACCCAGGCGATGGTCGGGGAGCGCGGCCAGTTCCACGTCCGCGCGTCCAAGGGCATCCACCTGGTCGTGCCGCGCGACCGGATCCACTCCACGACCGGGCTGATCCTGCGCACGGAGAAGTCGGTGCTGTTCGTCATCCCCTGGGGCCGGCACTGGATCGTCGGCACCACGGACACCGACTGGGACCTCGACAAGGCCCACCCGGCCGCTTCCAGCGCGGACATCGACTACCTGCTGAACCATGTGAACTCGGTGCTGGCGGTGCCGCTCACCAGGGACGACGTCCAGGGCGTGTACGCGGGCCTGCGGCCGCTGCTCGCGGGTGAGTCCGACGCGACCAGCAAGCTGTCCCGCGAGCACACCGTGGCGCATCCGGTGCCCGGGCTGGTCGTCGTGGCGGGCGGCAAGTACACGACGTACCGGGTCATGGCCAAGGACGCGGTGGACGCGGCGGTGCACGGGCTCGACATGCGCGTCGCCGAATGCGTCACCGAGGATGTGCCGCTGCTGGGCGCCGAGGGCTACCGGGCGCTGTGGAACGCGCGGGCGCGGATCGCCGCCCGGACCGGCCTCCACGTGGTGCGGGTCGAGCACCTGCTGAACCGCTACGGGGCGATGACCGAGGAACTCCTCGAACTCATCGCCGAGGACCCCTCGCTGGGTGAGCCGCTGGTCGCGGCCGACGACTATCTGCGCGCCGAGATCGTGTACGCGGCCTCCCACGAGGGGGCGCGGCACCTGGACGACGTGCTGACCCGGCGGACGCGCATCTCGATCGAGACCTTCGACCGGGGCGCGCGCAGCGCACGCGACGCCGCGCAGCTGATGGCGTCGGTGCTCGGCTGGGACAAGGACCAGATCGAGCGCGAGGTCGAGCACTACCAGAAGCGCGTGGAGGCCGAGCGGGAGTCACAGCGGCAGCCGGACGACCTGACGGCGGACGCGGCGCGGCTCGGGGCGCCGGACATCGTGCCGTTGTAG